From the genome of Thauera chlorobenzoica:
GAACCGAGCGGCGCCTGACGGCGCCGTCCGGTGTGCCCTGCCTCGTGCAGGGCGGCGCTCCTGGCGTGTGCGGCCCTTACTTGCGGCCTTTGCTCCCTTGCGCCGCACCGCTGCGGAACGCTTCGGTCGATGCCCGGGTGATCTGCTCGAACGCGGCGCGGGTGGTGTCCATCGCATTCTGGAGCGCGCTCAGCGCATTCTGGTCGGCAATCGGCATGCCCTTGAACATCTTCTGCATCGCCTCGAACATGTCCTGGGAGCCGGTGCTCAGCTGCTCGCCCACCAGCTTGCCGAATTCACTCTGCGTGCGGGCGGTGATTTCGGCGATTTCCCGCGCGCAGGAAAGCATCTTTTCGGTGGTGCTTTGCGCGTAGTGGGCGCGCAGGTCCATGATGCCTTTCGGGTCGTTGGCGGACGACAGCGCCTTCGCGTTCTCGACCCCTTCCTCAAACAGGCTTTTCGCCATCGTCACCTGGATTTCCATGATGCGCTGGGAGTTTTCGATCGACAGTTGCGCCAGACGCATTGCGGTTTCGAGATTTTTTCGCTGAAGTTCGTTGAACTGCTCTTGCTTGCTGGCCATGAATTGTTCTCCACTCGCGCACAAAGGGGTCGCCCGAAGATTGCAGGAGGAACATCCTTGATGTGTCCGCGAACCCGGCTGGGCGCATTCGGCCTGGCTGCATTTCCCCTGCTCCTCGATGACAACAATATCACAGGCGTTCGGTGCGGGCGGTCGGGCCGCTCCCGGGTTTCTTGTTTTTCCTCAAGGCGTCTTTGGCCGCGCCTGGATTAGCATTCCCCTCGCTGCGAGTCCGGCCGCATGTCAAGTCCGGTTCCCTACCCGATGGAAGAATTCGCCATGTCCCAGAACGATGTCCACCCCTTTGATGCGCGCGGCGTTGCCAAGCGTTTCCGCCATGCGGCCATTTTCGGCGCGCTCGAGTCG
Proteins encoded in this window:
- a CDS encoding phasin family protein encodes the protein MASKQEQFNELQRKNLETAMRLAQLSIENSQRIMEIQVTMAKSLFEEGVENAKALSSANDPKGIMDLRAHYAQSTTEKMLSCAREIAEITARTQSEFGKLVGEQLSTGSQDMFEAMQKMFKGMPIADQNALSALQNAMDTTRAAFEQITRASTEAFRSGAAQGSKGRK